A DNA window from Pogona vitticeps strain Pit_001003342236 chromosome 2, PviZW2.1, whole genome shotgun sequence contains the following coding sequences:
- the SLC26A10P gene encoding solute carrier family 26 member 10: protein MSSLALYRGIYTEERFQQVYGAPKPDPKGSNLAGMLKGKLSRSCQCSRAAALHLLRRRFPIASWLPRYQTKKWLLGDIVSGLTVGIVHIPQGMAFALLTSVAPIYGLYTSFFPALLYMLFGTGRHVSTGTFAVVSLMTGSVVEHLVPQPLQSNSSSPADVAVVERQRIGVAAAMAFLVGLLMILMFVLHLGFLSTYLSEPVVKAFTSGAALHVVVSQLQSLLGLPIPRPDGCFAIFKTLASVVEALPLTNIAELLISGLCLAVLVPIKEINNRYRSRMWVPIPGEIIMVLLATGICFASSLNANYKVQIVGHLPAGFPQPQLPALHLLPQVLGDTVALTFVAYAISVSLAMIYAEKHHYAIDPNQELLAHGLSNLVSSLFTCFPSSATLATTNILESAGGHTQLSGLFTSAVVLVVLIWIGPLFYYLPKAVLACINITSLRQMFLQFQDLPELWRTSHIDFAVWVVTWLAVVVLSVDLGLAVGVVFSMMTVVCRTQRAECSVLGRAADTEIYKPVQYNSKCFEIPGVKILSYQSPIYYGNRGFFRDAVIRFVGLDQELQQPKEDQNPDIRMKMDISTVEGSVSVLDKKHSPGTAVQAVILDCSGVSFVDSAGARLLIQLCTECQQAGIRMHLAACNVHVLQTLSFCGLMHHLPPQQIFVTVHDAASYLQQTTESVEQKDPTIWV, encoded by the exons ATGAGCAGCCTGGCTTTGTACCGTGGCATCTACACGGAGGAGCGCTTCCAGCAGGTCTATGGGGCTCCGAAGCCAGACCCCAAGGGCAGCAACCTGGCCGGAATGCTGAAGGGAAAACTGAGCCGGAGCTGTCAGTGCTCCAGGGCAGCTGCCTTGCACTTGCTTCGAAGGCGGTTTCCCATTGCAAGCTGGCTGCCCAGGTACCAGACCAAGAAGTGGCTTTTGGGAGATATAGTGTCAGGACTGACCGTGGGCATTGTACACATCCCAcaag GAATGGCTTTTGCTTTGCTCACTTCCGTAGCACCCATCTATGGGCTCTACACTTCGTTCTTCCCTGCGCTGCTGTACATGCTCTTCGGTACCGGACGTCACGTCTCCACAG GCACTTTTGCTGTGGTCAGTCTGATGACAGGCTCAGTGGTGGAGCATTTGGTCCCTCAACCCCTGCAGTCCAACAGTTCAAGCCCTGCTGATGTGGCTGTCGTGGAGAGGCAACGCATTGGGGTGGCTGCGGCCATGGCCTTTCTGGTGGGACTCCTCATG ATACTGATGTTTGTGCTTCACCTGGGCTTCCTCTCCACCTACCTCTCAGAGCCTGTCGTCAAGGCCTTTACCAGTGGAGCTGCCTTGCATGTTGTGGTGTCTCAGCTCCAAAGCCTGCTGGGTTTGCCCATACCACGTCCTGATGGCTGCTTTGCAATCTTCAAG ACACTGGCATCTGTTGTAGAAGCCTTGCCCTTAACCAACATTGCTGAACTGCTTATCTCAGGCCTCTGCTTGGCTGTGTTGGTGCCCATCAAGGAGATCAACAACCGCTATCGAAGTCGGATGTGGGTTCCCATCCCAGGAGAGATCATCATG GTCCTCTTGGCCACTGGGATCTGCTTTGCATCCTCCCTAAACGCTAACTATAAGGTGCAGATAGTTGGACACCTCCCAGCAGG GTTCCCACAGCCCCAGCTCCCAGCCCTGCATCTGCTGCCCCAAGTGCTGGGTGACACGGTGGCCCTCACTTTCGTGGCCTACGCCATCTCAGTGTCCCTGGCCATGATCTACGCTGAGAAGCACCACTATGCCATTGACCCCAACCAG GAACTTCTGGCTCATGGTCTCTCAAACCTGGTCTCGTCCTTGTTCACCTGTTTCCCAAGTTCAGCCACACTGGCTACAACCAACATCTTGGAGAGTGCTGGTGGACACACGCAG CTCTCTGGCCTCTTCACGAGTGCTGTTGTCCTCGTCGTCCTGATCTGGATCGGGCCGCTCTTCTACTACTTGCCCAAA GCCGTCCTCGCTTGTATCAACATCACCAGCCTTCGGCAGATgtttctgcagttccaagatctGCCCGAGTTGTGGAGGACGAGCCACATTGACTTT GCTGTCTGGGTGGTCACATGGCTTGCTGTGGTCGTGCTCAGTGTGGACTTAGGCCTGGCTGTCGGGGTTGTGTTCTCCATGATGACAGTGGTGTGCCGCACACAGAG GGCTGAGTGCTCGGTGCTGGGCAGGGCAGCTGACACAGAGATCTACAAACCTGTGCAGTACAACAGCAAG TGCTTCGAAATCCCAGGTGTGAAGATATTAAGTTACCAGTCCCCCATCTATTATGGAAACCGTGGCTTCTTTCGTGATGCTGTGATCCGTTTTGTGGGGCTAGATCAGGAATTACAGCAGCCTAAGGAGGACCAAAATCCAGACATCAGGATGAAAATGGACATCAGCACTGTG GAGGGCAGTGTCTCTGTCCTGGACAAGAAGCACAGTCCAG GCACAGCAGTACAGGCTGTGATTCTTGACTGCAGCGGAGTGTCCTTTGTTGACTCAGCTGGAGCCCGGCTCCTTATCCAG CTGTGCACAGAATGTCAACAAGCAGGCATTCGGATGCATCTGGCTGCCTGTAATG